A genomic region of Verrucomicrobiota bacterium contains the following coding sequences:
- the hflC gene encoding protease modulator HflC: MRTSFLPAALIAGALLLLLLLFSSFYTVDQTEQVIITQFGQPIGQPITEPGLHFRLPFVQNVNRLDKRFLEWDGAPVAIPTRDKTYIHVDAFARWRIEGPTTYFVRLHDERSAQSRLEDILGSETRNAIAKHDLIEIVRTDKNRQPLHDETLKGGPNGTIGILPPIEFGRLKIEEEIKGAAAQKLAEFGIAVLDFRIKRVNYNPDVLDRIYQRMISERLQIAQRFRSEGEGESARIAGQRERDLNEIRSNAYRTVQQIRGEADAKATEIYARAYTQNPQAAEFYAFLKVLETYHKTFTKDSTLVLSTDSDIFALLKRGAAKPKADQVTTQGAERGTE; this comes from the coding sequence ATGCGAACAAGTTTTCTCCCGGCGGCGCTTATCGCGGGTGCCCTGCTTTTGTTGCTGCTTCTCTTCAGCTCGTTCTATACGGTTGACCAGACCGAGCAGGTGATCATCACGCAATTCGGACAGCCGATCGGACAGCCGATCACCGAGCCGGGGCTCCATTTCAGGCTGCCGTTCGTGCAAAACGTGAACCGGCTCGACAAACGTTTCCTGGAATGGGACGGCGCTCCGGTCGCCATCCCCACCAGGGACAAAACCTACATCCACGTCGATGCGTTCGCCCGCTGGCGCATCGAAGGTCCGACGACTTACTTCGTCCGCTTGCACGATGAGCGCAGCGCCCAGTCCCGTCTCGAAGACATTCTCGGCAGCGAGACCCGCAACGCGATCGCCAAACACGACCTGATCGAGATCGTGCGCACCGATAAAAACCGCCAGCCGCTTCACGACGAGACCCTGAAAGGCGGTCCGAACGGTACGATCGGCATCCTGCCCCCGATCGAATTCGGCCGGTTGAAGATCGAAGAGGAAATAAAGGGCGCCGCCGCACAAAAACTGGCGGAGTTCGGTATCGCCGTGCTCGATTTCAGGATCAAACGGGTCAACTACAACCCCGACGTGCTTGATCGCATCTACCAGCGCATGATCAGTGAGCGGCTCCAGATCGCGCAGCGTTTTCGTTCCGAGGGTGAAGGTGAATCGGCGCGCATCGCCGGCCAGCGCGAGCGTGACCTGAACGAAATCCGATCCAACGCCTACCGCACCGTGCAGCAGATCCGGGGTGAAGCCGACGCCAAGGCAACCGAGATTTACGCCCGCGCCTATACGCAAAACCCGCAAGCGGCGGAGTTTTACGCCTTCCTCAAGGTCCTGGAAACTTACCACAAGACCTTCACCAAGGATTCCACCCTGGTGCTTTCCACGGATAGCGACATCTTTGCCCTGCTTAAACGGGGCGCCGCAAAACCCAAAGCCGACCAGGTTACCACCCAAGGGGCTGAGCGAGGGACTGAATGA
- the hflK gene encoding FtsH protease activity modulator HflK — protein sequence MADYPPPVIKVNFDRPSTGWMIIFIVLGLLLLAGLWTSFYTVGAESQGVVQRFGKFFKTVEPGLHLKLPLGIDEVTVVPTRRQLKLEFGFATPGYLTNAIQASQDQDEEKSMVTGDLNAALVEWVVQYRIEDPGQYLFDVRNPGETLRDLSEAAMREVIGDRTVDELITIGRQDIEVEALARMQELSKRYHLGIRVDQVQLKNVNPPSPVQASFNEVNKAQQDRENAINIANGEYNKAVPKAKGQADENIRAAEGYRFKRVNEAEGDAAAFTAVLQQYVKAPEITRTRLYLETMGDVLPQMGQKIIVDESLRQLLPILPLSAKPAPAEGRQ from the coding sequence ATGGCTGATTACCCGCCACCCGTCATCAAGGTGAACTTCGACCGGCCATCGACCGGCTGGATGATCATCTTCATCGTGCTTGGCCTCCTGTTGCTCGCGGGGTTGTGGACGTCGTTCTACACCGTGGGAGCCGAGTCGCAGGGGGTGGTGCAACGCTTCGGAAAATTCTTCAAAACCGTTGAACCGGGGCTGCACCTCAAGCTTCCGTTAGGCATCGACGAGGTAACGGTGGTGCCGACGCGGCGCCAGCTGAAACTCGAGTTCGGCTTCGCCACGCCGGGCTATCTAACCAATGCGATTCAGGCCAGCCAGGACCAGGACGAGGAAAAATCGATGGTCACCGGCGACCTGAACGCGGCCCTGGTCGAATGGGTCGTGCAATATCGCATCGAAGACCCGGGCCAGTACCTTTTTGACGTCCGTAACCCGGGAGAAACCCTCCGTGACTTGTCGGAAGCCGCCATGCGTGAGGTGATCGGGGACCGTACCGTTGACGAGTTGATCACGATCGGACGGCAGGACATCGAGGTTGAAGCGCTCGCCCGGATGCAGGAGCTGTCGAAACGGTACCACCTTGGGATTCGCGTCGATCAGGTCCAGTTGAAGAACGTGAACCCGCCCAGCCCGGTGCAGGCGTCGTTCAACGAGGTGAATAAGGCCCAGCAGGACCGGGAAAACGCGATCAATATCGCCAACGGCGAATACAATAAGGCGGTGCCGAAAGCCAAAGGCCAGGCGGATGAAAACATACGCGCCGCCGAGGGGTACCGCTTCAAACGGGTTAATGAGGCGGAGGGCGACGCTGCCGCTTTTACGGCCGTACTGCAGCAATACGTCAAGGCGCCCGAGATCACCCGTACCCGCCTCTACCTGGAGACCATGGGCGACGTCCTGCCGCAAATGGGTCAGAAAATCATCGTTGACGAGTCCCTGCGGCAACTGCTGCCCATCCTGCCGCTCTCAGCCAAGCCTGCGCCTGCGGAGGGGCGCCAATGA
- a CDS encoding creatininase family protein, with product MKGILLEELTWQEAEPALGPDTIVVIPIGAEAKEHGPHLKLKNDWLLAEYFKHEVMRRAEVVIAPTVNYHYYPAFIEYPGSITLRLETARDLMVDICRSLARYRPRKFYALNTGVSTIKPLELTAKILAGEGIRFRYTDILKLIEPVGAQLATQEGGTHADEIETSMMLFIAPSTVDMRKAVKDYNPSPGRSLTRHPQGEGVYSVSGIYGDATLATRQKGEVIVKAIVDGMLREIDALRSDSHG from the coding sequence GTGAAAGGCATTCTGCTTGAAGAGCTGACCTGGCAGGAAGCCGAACCCGCGCTGGGGCCCGATACCATCGTCGTCATTCCGATCGGCGCCGAGGCCAAAGAGCACGGGCCGCACCTCAAGCTCAAAAACGACTGGCTTCTGGCCGAATACTTCAAACACGAGGTCATGAGGCGCGCCGAGGTTGTGATTGCGCCGACCGTCAATTACCATTACTATCCGGCTTTCATTGAGTACCCCGGCTCCATTACCTTGCGGCTCGAGACCGCCCGGGACCTGATGGTCGACATATGCCGGAGCCTGGCCCGGTACCGCCCGCGCAAGTTTTACGCCTTGAACACCGGTGTATCCACGATAAAACCGCTGGAGTTGACGGCGAAGATCCTTGCCGGGGAGGGAATCCGGTTCCGTTATACCGACATTCTCAAGCTCATCGAACCGGTAGGGGCGCAGTTGGCAACCCAGGAGGGCGGAACCCATGCGGATGAAATCGAGACTTCCATGATGTTATTTATCGCGCCTTCAACCGTCGACATGCGCAAGGCCGTCAAGGATTATAATCCCTCGCCGGGGCGCAGCCTTACGCGGCATCCGCAAGGAGAGGGCGTCTATTCGGTTTCCGGGATCTATGGTGACGCCACGCTGGCAACGCGCCAAAAAGGTGAGGTCATCGTGAAGGCCATAGTTGACGGAATGCTCAGGGAGATTGACGCGCTTCGGAGTGATTCCCATGGCTGA
- a CDS encoding zinc ribbon domain-containing protein → MATYIYETVPDSPGESVRRFEVKQSMKDAALTHDPETGKRVRRVISGGLAIMTGRRGLGPDASGAVTRRRSCGGGACGCC, encoded by the coding sequence ATGGCCACGTACATCTACGAGACGGTCCCGGACAGTCCCGGTGAATCCGTTCGGCGATTTGAAGTGAAGCAGAGCATGAAAGACGCCGCGCTCACTCATGATCCTGAGACCGGCAAACGGGTTCGACGGGTGATTTCCGGCGGGCTGGCCATCATGACCGGCAGGCGGGGGTTAGGCCCGGACGCGAGCGGAGCGGTTACTCGCCGGCGCTCATGCGGCGGTGGTGCGTGCGGTTGCTGCTGA
- a CDS encoding PhoH family protein has protein sequence MSSDEQPGLFQDTPRGGASSRLESLGNGQHRSAVKNYVLDTNVLLHDPHSVYRFADNHVWIPIDVLCELDKFKNEPTERGANARAIHRFMTRCFNQNSRLVTRGAKTPGGGTIRIAVNECISALRTSKGFRRFQQTFRDLDKPDHRILALCLYIKNKSPDRTILVTKDLNMQLKALSIGLEAQDYENDKVEVTDVEGYGQKEIQVDAYQMQRFASARELQLQRPPDLEVNEYVFLVDEAGKMLPARHAGNGLCRKLTLPAALTNPRGVHLKPLNLGQQCLLDALLDPEVALVTCYGQAGTGKTLLAVAAGLHLYWSQAFSGITVSRPVVAMGDTLGFLPGALDEKMKPWLQSIYDAFELLLPSQPPLEPDRKGRKGKPAEIMAPNSGNGGLKPYEQLIEQGCVEIEALCYIRGRSIPNRYFVLDEAQQLTPLEAKTVVTRMSKGSKLVMAGDPAQIDNPYVDSRSNGLVYTRNRLKGQAVTAHVCLTKGERSALAEIGANLM, from the coding sequence ATGTCTTCCGACGAGCAACCGGGTTTGTTCCAGGATACCCCGCGGGGTGGCGCTTCGTCGCGGCTGGAATCGTTGGGCAACGGGCAGCACCGGTCTGCCGTTAAGAACTACGTGCTCGACACCAACGTGCTCCTGCACGATCCCCACTCGGTTTACCGGTTCGCGGACAATCACGTCTGGATTCCCATCGATGTGCTTTGCGAACTGGACAAGTTCAAGAACGAACCGACCGAACGTGGCGCCAACGCACGCGCGATACACCGGTTTATGACGCGGTGTTTCAACCAGAACAGCCGCCTGGTGACCCGGGGCGCCAAAACGCCGGGAGGCGGCACCATCCGGATCGCGGTGAATGAGTGCATCTCCGCGTTGCGGACGAGCAAAGGGTTCCGGCGGTTCCAGCAAACTTTTCGCGACCTGGACAAGCCGGATCACCGGATCCTCGCGCTTTGCCTTTACATCAAGAATAAATCGCCTGACCGGACCATCCTGGTCACCAAAGATCTCAACATGCAACTCAAGGCCTTGTCGATCGGCCTCGAGGCCCAGGATTACGAAAACGACAAGGTTGAGGTTACGGACGTCGAGGGTTACGGCCAGAAGGAAATCCAGGTTGATGCGTACCAGATGCAACGCTTCGCGAGTGCGCGCGAACTGCAGTTGCAACGGCCCCCGGACCTGGAGGTGAACGAGTACGTTTTCCTGGTCGACGAGGCCGGCAAGATGTTGCCCGCACGGCACGCTGGCAACGGGCTTTGCCGGAAACTGACCCTGCCCGCGGCGCTCACCAATCCGCGCGGCGTGCACCTTAAGCCGCTGAACCTGGGCCAGCAATGTCTGCTGGACGCCCTGCTCGACCCGGAGGTTGCGTTGGTGACCTGTTACGGCCAGGCCGGGACCGGCAAGACGTTGCTGGCGGTGGCCGCAGGTTTGCACCTTTACTGGTCTCAGGCGTTCAGCGGGATCACGGTCAGCCGTCCGGTGGTTGCGATGGGCGACACGCTCGGCTTTCTGCCCGGGGCGCTCGATGAAAAAATGAAGCCGTGGCTGCAATCGATTTACGACGCGTTTGAGTTGTTGTTGCCTTCCCAGCCGCCGCTGGAACCGGACAGAAAAGGGCGGAAGGGTAAGCCGGCGGAGATAATGGCGCCGAACTCCGGCAACGGCGGGCTCAAACCTTACGAGCAGCTGATTGAGCAAGGGTGCGTGGAAATCGAGGCGCTCTGTTACATTCGCGGCCGGTCGATCCCCAACCGGTATTTCGTGCTGGACGAAGCGCAACAACTGACCCCGCTCGAAGCCAAGACGGTGGTGACCCGCATGTCCAAAGGCTCCAAGCTGGTCATGGCGGGTGACCCGGCTCAGATTGACAATCCATACGTCGACAGCCGTTCAAACGGGTTGGTCTACACGCGAAACCGGCTCAAGGGCCAGGCGGTTACCGCCCACGTATGCCTGACCAAGGGTGAGCGCAGTGCACTGGCCGAAATCGGCGCGAACCTGATGTGA
- a CDS encoding SDR family oxidoreductase — translation MSNSPLFSLDDRIALVTGGARGIGFASAQALKEHGAKVVIIDINAELGQQAAQKLGAEFIAADLTKSDQVRQAAGSIVEKHGRIDVALNNAGIAVNVPSEECSDEDWLRVININLNAVFFCCREFGKVMLQQGRGSIINLASMSGVISNTPQPQSAYNASKAGVILLTKSLAGEWAKRGVRVNSISPGYIGTEMTKLGMSQSDWYQRWLEFTPMGRLGEPQEVANTVVFLASDASSYFTGSNLLVDGGYTAW, via the coding sequence ATGAGCAATTCCCCCCTCTTCTCCCTGGACGATCGCATCGCGCTGGTTACCGGCGGTGCGCGCGGAATCGGCTTCGCCTCAGCTCAGGCGTTAAAGGAGCATGGCGCCAAAGTCGTGATCATCGACATAAACGCTGAACTGGGCCAGCAGGCCGCGCAGAAGCTCGGGGCCGAGTTTATCGCGGCTGACCTGACGAAGTCAGACCAGGTACGGCAGGCCGCCGGTTCGATCGTCGAGAAGCATGGCCGGATCGACGTGGCCCTCAATAATGCGGGCATCGCCGTAAATGTGCCCTCCGAGGAATGTTCCGATGAGGATTGGTTGCGCGTGATCAACATCAACCTGAACGCCGTTTTCTTTTGTTGCCGCGAGTTCGGCAAAGTGATGTTGCAGCAAGGCCGGGGAAGCATCATCAATCTTGCGTCCATGTCCGGCGTAATTTCCAATACTCCGCAACCTCAATCGGCCTACAACGCGTCTAAAGCCGGCGTGATTCTGCTGACGAAATCGCTGGCCGGGGAATGGGCCAAACGCGGCGTGCGCGTCAACAGCATTTCGCCGGGCTACATCGGCACGGAGATGACGAAGCTGGGCATGTCGCAATCGGACTGGTACCAGCGCTGGCTCGAATTCACGCCGATGGGGCGCCTGGGTGAACCGCAGGAGGTGGCCAACACCGTGGTGTTTCTCGCTTCGGATGCCAGCAGCTATTTCACGGGAAGCAATCTCCTCGTGGACGGCGGTTACACGGCGTGGTAG
- a CDS encoding polysaccharide deacetylase family protein — MNLVAAAKVRCFDSKGVTPIFMFHRINRLPAGANWPQLYVAPKTFSTEIGKLKRAGVACLRLDEVRDPSPSRNKGFVLTFDDGFVSALERAGPCLAGLGLRAINFLVAGRLGMRNEWDAGVDNTMEPLMDDSQVRDWLSLGHDIGGHTVTHPHLDQIPLAQAREEIFAGKKKLEDTFGREVRHFAYPYGGLTPAVVDAVREAGFSTACTTVTDLAGSDTLPLTLPRLNVDRDLLDAAKLAAKALSRARQRFWK; from the coding sequence ATGAACCTGGTTGCCGCCGCCAAGGTCCGCTGTTTCGACTCGAAGGGCGTCACGCCGATCTTCATGTTTCACCGGATCAACCGGTTACCGGCCGGCGCCAATTGGCCCCAGCTCTATGTGGCGCCGAAGACCTTTTCGACGGAAATCGGCAAGCTGAAGCGGGCAGGGGTTGCATGCTTGCGCCTGGACGAAGTCCGCGACCCGTCACCATCGCGGAATAAAGGTTTTGTGCTGACGTTTGATGATGGGTTCGTCAGCGCACTCGAGCGTGCAGGCCCCTGCCTGGCCGGGCTGGGGCTCAGGGCCATCAACTTCCTGGTTGCCGGCCGGCTGGGCATGCGCAACGAATGGGATGCCGGCGTGGACAACACGATGGAGCCCCTCATGGACGACTCGCAGGTGCGGGACTGGCTCAGCCTCGGCCATGACATCGGCGGCCACACGGTGACCCACCCGCACCTGGACCAGATCCCCTTGGCGCAGGCGCGCGAGGAAATTTTCGCGGGCAAAAAAAAGCTCGAAGACACGTTCGGACGTGAGGTCCGCCACTTTGCCTATCCTTACGGCGGCCTTACGCCGGCGGTGGTCGACGCCGTGCGGGAAGCCGGATTCAGCACCGCATGCACCACCGTGACGGACCTGGCAGGTTCGGACACCCTTCCTTTGACGTTGCCGCGCCTCAACGTCGATAGGGATTTGCTGGACGCAGCCAAACTCGCGGCGAAGGCCTTGTCCCGCGCGCGGCAGCGGTTCTGGAAATAA
- a CDS encoding substrate-binding domain-containing protein, giving the protein MTLHKRLLTGSILLLATLPGLPAFAADAPPADSGSHAAYNGGQPTHARDLKGKKIVLADVPKLIGIGYFNATAKGIAEGCAEITKNGEQTQVTTDAPTEGDIQKQIEYIDNAISRGVDGIFFAANDPVAISPVLRKALKSGTHVIGYDAESEPDAREWFVQMCTPDGVAKALIDSLVSQVGPSADFAIVTSSTTAAGQNAWIAEIKKYIPAAGLKLNLVTILPAEEDQQLAFKVTGQILKAYPNVKGIIGLSSVAGPGVADAITSAGLIGKIAVIPLSTPNQMKPFVKNGAVKEVVLWNPVDLGYAAAYAMRNVVDGKLKPGDTEMDAGRLGKLQIINGSQILLGKPFIFTKDNVDKYDF; this is encoded by the coding sequence ATGACATTGCATAAACGTCTCCTTACCGGGAGCATCCTGCTCCTCGCCACCCTGCCCGGTCTGCCTGCGTTCGCAGCCGATGCACCTCCGGCCGACTCCGGTTCACACGCGGCCTACAATGGCGGCCAGCCAACTCACGCGAGAGATCTTAAAGGTAAAAAGATCGTCCTGGCCGACGTCCCGAAGCTGATCGGCATCGGTTACTTTAACGCGACGGCCAAAGGGATCGCGGAAGGGTGCGCCGAGATCACCAAAAACGGGGAGCAAACCCAGGTCACGACGGACGCGCCGACCGAGGGCGATATCCAGAAACAGATTGAGTACATCGACAACGCAATCTCCCGCGGGGTGGATGGAATCTTTTTCGCCGCGAATGATCCGGTAGCCATTTCGCCGGTGCTTCGTAAGGCCCTGAAATCCGGTACCCACGTGATCGGGTATGACGCCGAATCCGAACCTGACGCCCGGGAATGGTTTGTCCAGATGTGCACTCCGGACGGGGTGGCCAAAGCCCTGATTGATTCGCTCGTCAGCCAGGTCGGCCCGAGCGCGGATTTCGCCATCGTCACCAGTTCGACCACGGCCGCGGGCCAGAACGCCTGGATCGCCGAAATCAAAAAATACATTCCGGCTGCAGGTTTGAAGCTTAACCTGGTGACGATCCTGCCGGCCGAAGAAGACCAACAGCTCGCCTTCAAGGTGACCGGACAGATCCTGAAGGCCTACCCGAACGTGAAAGGCATCATCGGCCTGTCCAGCGTTGCCGGGCCGGGCGTGGCCGATGCGATCACCTCGGCCGGTCTGATCGGTAAAATCGCCGTCATTCCGCTCTCTACGCCGAACCAGATGAAGCCCTTCGTAAAGAACGGCGCCGTGAAGGAAGTCGTGTTGTGGAATCCGGTCGACCTCGGGTACGCTGCGGCTTACGCCATGCGCAACGTCGTTGATGGGAAACTCAAGCCGGGCGACACGGAAATGGACGCGGGACGCCTCGGTAAGCTGCAGATCATCAACGGTAGCCAGATCCTTCTCGGCAAGCCGTTTATTTTCACGAAGGACAACGTCGACAAGTACGACTTCTGA
- a CDS encoding ABC transporter permease — translation MPPTTVSSDSSSSSAPYAPPGATYPRKADWGWINRQETVLIFAFIVVLAGVSAINRGFIAPGNLVDIVYNSSYIGVAAVGMTMIILCGHIDISIGAALGVCATVAGKLAVAGTPLGVVFPVTILVGGVIGLINGILVAYGRIPAIVATLGMASILKGGLILATGGKWIYGLPPGFTVARLHLLGVPLPICVLIVLGVAFSVWLRYFEGGRQLYAVGGNAEAARLSGISERKITMRVFVLNGLLVGIAAVLYATNFTAIQSNAVTGFELTVITAAVIGGVSILGGTGTVFGALLGAILLQIIGSALVFLHIRSEWFQTVQGALILLTILLDVFRRRQTSSAGVVGGGNVSATASSPHFLGLPWLTVQEAMMIGILVIAMAVLSFTSDRFLTPANLLNQVRFLTETALLAVPMTFIIILGGIDLSVGSMVALSAILLGFSWQTFHLPLWLAVIFAILGGTVAGYLNGLAIVYLGVPPLIVTLATLAIYRGLSYGISESRSVHGFPESFSFWGSGEPFGLPVQFYLLIVVLIVSALALACTPFGRSLYAIGNNETAARFAGLRVGRIKLIVYSLSGFMAGLAGFIYTSRVTSTRADAATGLELDVIAAVVFGGTSIFGGRGTILGTTLGVVIIQLLKNGLQLSGVRGEGTVILIGSVLIASILLNQLLEKYALAGQRSVKTNPKPTS, via the coding sequence ATGCCTCCCACCACCGTCTCGTCCGATTCGAGTAGCTCAAGCGCTCCTTACGCCCCGCCCGGGGCGACGTACCCGCGAAAAGCCGACTGGGGGTGGATCAATCGTCAGGAAACCGTCCTGATTTTTGCCTTTATTGTGGTGCTGGCCGGAGTCAGCGCCATCAACCGCGGCTTTATCGCTCCCGGCAACCTCGTCGATATCGTTTATAATTCGTCCTATATCGGCGTGGCTGCCGTCGGGATGACGATGATCATCCTTTGCGGGCACATCGACATCTCGATCGGGGCGGCCCTGGGCGTTTGCGCGACGGTGGCAGGAAAACTCGCGGTCGCCGGCACGCCGCTCGGGGTCGTGTTTCCGGTCACCATTCTGGTGGGCGGCGTGATCGGACTGATCAACGGCATCCTGGTTGCCTATGGGCGCATCCCGGCCATCGTCGCCACCTTGGGTATGGCGAGTATCCTCAAAGGCGGCTTGATCCTGGCAACCGGCGGCAAATGGATCTACGGGCTGCCGCCCGGATTCACCGTCGCCCGCTTGCACCTGCTCGGGGTGCCCCTGCCCATCTGCGTTCTGATCGTCCTCGGGGTCGCGTTCTCCGTCTGGCTGCGCTACTTCGAAGGAGGCCGCCAGCTGTACGCGGTCGGCGGTAATGCGGAAGCGGCGCGGTTGTCGGGGATTTCCGAGCGGAAAATCACGATGCGGGTTTTCGTTCTCAACGGCCTGCTCGTCGGTATTGCCGCCGTCCTTTACGCGACAAACTTTACCGCCATCCAGTCAAACGCCGTAACGGGTTTCGAGCTCACCGTCATCACGGCCGCCGTGATCGGCGGCGTCAGCATCCTCGGCGGTACCGGGACGGTTTTCGGCGCGCTGCTGGGGGCCATTCTTCTGCAGATCATCGGCAGTGCACTCGTCTTTCTGCACATCCGGTCCGAATGGTTCCAGACCGTCCAGGGTGCCCTCATTCTTCTGACCATCCTGCTCGATGTGTTCCGGCGCCGCCAAACCTCGTCGGCCGGCGTTGTCGGCGGAGGTAACGTCAGCGCCACGGCTTCATCGCCCCATTTTCTGGGTCTGCCCTGGCTGACGGTGCAGGAAGCCATGATGATCGGCATCCTGGTGATTGCGATGGCCGTGCTTTCATTCACCTCCGACCGGTTTCTTACCCCGGCCAACCTGCTGAACCAGGTGCGGTTTCTCACCGAGACGGCCCTGCTCGCCGTTCCGATGACTTTCATCATCATCCTGGGCGGAATCGACCTGTCCGTCGGTTCAATGGTTGCGCTCAGCGCAATCCTGCTCGGTTTTTCGTGGCAAACCTTTCACCTGCCGCTGTGGCTGGCGGTCATCTTTGCGATCCTGGGCGGGACCGTCGCCGGTTACTTGAACGGGCTGGCGATCGTTTACCTGGGCGTTCCGCCCTTGATCGTGACGCTGGCGACCCTTGCCATTTACCGTGGACTGTCGTACGGAATCAGCGAGTCGCGTTCAGTGCATGGCTTTCCCGAATCGTTCTCATTCTGGGGCAGCGGCGAACCGTTCGGGTTGCCGGTACAATTTTACCTGCTCATCGTGGTCCTGATCGTGAGCGCACTGGCGTTGGCCTGCACGCCGTTCGGCCGCAGCCTTTACGCCATCGGCAACAACGAAACCGCGGCTCGCTTCGCCGGTCTGCGCGTCGGCCGAATCAAGCTGATCGTCTATTCCCTGAGCGGATTCATGGCGGGCCTGGCCGGGTTCATCTACACGTCCCGCGTGACCAGTACCCGGGCCGATGCCGCCACCGGTCTTGAACTCGACGTTATCGCCGCCGTCGTGTTCGGCGGCACCAGCATCTTCGGCGGGCGCGGCACCATCCTCGGCACCACCCTCGGGGTCGTGATCATTCAACTGCTGAAGAACGGACTGCAGCTCTCCGGCGTTCGCGGCGAGGGTACGGTGATCCTCATCGGCAGCGTGCTGATCGCGTCCATCCTGCTGAATCAACTTCTAGAAAAGTACGCCCTCGCGGGCCAACGTTCAGTCAAAACCAACCCGAAACCCACCTCCTGA
- a CDS encoding sugar ABC transporter ATP-binding protein translates to MAPPETSGPLLEISHVSKSFPGVQALDDVSFDVRPGEVHALLGENGAGKSTLIKIMSGVYPPDKGEMRVKGEPVRYAHPGEAQAKGVATIYQEFSLYPELTVAENIFAGHIPRRWLGLLDWARADKEAADLLASLDAADLNVRARVGTLSVGNRQRVEIAKALSRHARILILDEPTAVLTQHDTERLFGVIRKLRTQQAAIIYISHRLDEIFALSNRVTVLRDGKLVGTKPTCDTTEPELIRMMVGRALSQEPAPHLDAPSHASPVFLRVRNLARRPLLRDASLEVRAGEIVGLAGLIGSGRSELAQAVFGVMPAEAGSIEVDGRPVRIHSPEDAIALGIAYVPEDRQRQGLVTAMTVAQNISLTRVWELVRGPFLDFSAEESLADDFIGSLRIKTPYRHQLARNLSGGNQQKIVLGKWLATKPKLLIVDEPTRGIDVGARAEIHRLLDRLAREENMAIVVISSDLPEVLRLSDRIAVMREGRLVAEFTRKEADQEKVLAAALGRGVAALSTSVNAGPSPKPDEI, encoded by the coding sequence ATGGCTCCCCCCGAAACGTCCGGGCCGTTGCTCGAGATCAGCCACGTCAGCAAGTCTTTTCCCGGGGTTCAGGCGCTCGATGATGTTTCCTTCGACGTCCGGCCCGGGGAAGTCCATGCGCTGCTCGGTGAAAACGGTGCAGGCAAATCGACCCTGATCAAGATCATGTCCGGCGTTTATCCCCCGGACAAAGGGGAAATGCGCGTGAAGGGCGAACCGGTCCGCTACGCGCACCCGGGTGAGGCGCAGGCCAAGGGGGTGGCCACGATCTACCAGGAATTCAGCCTGTACCCGGAGCTGACCGTCGCCGAGAATATTTTCGCGGGCCACATCCCGCGGCGCTGGCTCGGCCTGTTGGATTGGGCGCGGGCCGACAAGGAAGCCGCGGACCTGCTGGCCTCCCTGGATGCCGCTGACCTGAATGTACGCGCCCGGGTAGGAACCTTGTCGGTGGGCAACCGCCAGCGGGTGGAGATCGCCAAAGCCCTGTCCCGGCATGCGCGGATCCTGATCCTCGACGAGCCTACCGCCGTGCTCACCCAGCACGACACGGAGCGCTTGTTCGGCGTCATCCGCAAACTCCGGACCCAGCAGGCTGCCATCATCTACATCAGCCACCGTCTGGACGAAATTTTTGCGCTGTCCAACCGCGTCACCGTGCTGCGTGACGGGAAGCTGGTTGGAACCAAACCGACGTGCGATACCACCGAGCCGGAGTTGATTCGGATGATGGTCGGACGTGCGCTTTCACAGGAGCCGGCGCCCCATCTCGATGCGCCTTCCCATGCCAGCCCGGTCTTTCTGCGGGTCCGCAACCTTGCCCGGCGGCCTCTGCTGCGCGACGCCTCGCTCGAGGTGCGGGCAGGGGAAATCGTCGGGTTAGCCGGCCTGATCGGATCCGGCCGCTCGGAGCTTGCCCAGGCCGTTTTCGGCGTCATGCCGGCCGAAGCCGGTTCGATCGAGGTGGATGGACGGCCGGTCAGGATCCATTCTCCGGAAGACGCGATCGCCTTGGGCATCGCGTACGTTCCGGAAGACCGGCAGCGCCAAGGCTTGGTCACGGCCATGACGGTAGCGCAGAACATCAGCCTCACCCGCGTCTGGGAACTGGTGCGCGGACCCTTTCTGGATTTCAGCGCGGAGGAAAGCCTGGCCGATGATTTCATCGGGTCGCTCCGGATCAAGACGCCGTATCGTCACCAGCTCGCGCGCAACCTTTCCGGCGGCAACCAGCAGAAAATCGTGCTGGGCAAGTGGCTGGCCACGAAACCGAAGCTCCTCATCGTGGACGAACCGACCCGTGGGATTGACGTGGGCGCGCGCGCCGAGATCCACCGTTTGCTTGACCGGTTGGCCCGCGAAGAAAACATGGCGATCGTCGTGATCTCCAGCGATTTGCCGGAGGTGCTTCGACTTTCGGACCGGATCGCGGTGATGCGCGAAGGACGGCTGGTGGCGGAGTTCACCCGCAAGGAAGCAGACCAGGAGAAGGTCCTGGCCGCAGCGCTCGGCCGCGGAGTGGCTGCCCTGAGCACCAGCGTCAATGCCGGCCCCAGCCCGAAGCCTGATGAGATCTGA